One part of the Arachidicoccus terrestris genome encodes these proteins:
- a CDS encoding YdeI/OmpD-associated family protein, with translation MQNSKKWTEELEILAIIISKHPLEKTIKWGAEVFTYNGRNVVSYGGFKHHFTLWFYNGVFLKDKYQVLINAQEGKTKSLRQWRFTSKGEINETKISAYIKEAIEIEKKGLKIQPEKFKPLPIPGLLLNELKKNKVLKAGFEMLTPGKQKEYIMYINDAKLEQTKLKRLEKIKPMIEEGKGLNDKYK, from the coding sequence ATGCAAAATAGCAAAAAATGGACAGAGGAGTTAGAAATATTGGCAATCATTATTTCAAAACACCCCTTAGAGAAAACGATCAAATGGGGGGCAGAGGTTTTCACCTATAACGGGAGAAACGTGGTCAGCTATGGCGGCTTTAAACATCATTTTACATTGTGGTTCTATAATGGCGTCTTCCTTAAGGATAAATACCAGGTATTGATCAACGCACAGGAGGGAAAAACCAAATCATTGCGGCAGTGGCGTTTCACATCAAAAGGCGAAATTAACGAAACGAAAATTTCCGCTTACATAAAGGAAGCCATAGAAATAGAGAAAAAAGGCCTGAAGATTCAACCCGAAAAATTTAAGCCATTGCCCATTCCGGGCCTGCTTCTCAACGAGCTGAAAAAAAACAAAGTGCTGAAGGCCGGATTTGAAATGCTCACCCCGGGCAAGCAAAAGGAATACATTATGTATATCAATGATGCAAAACTGGAACAAACCAAACTGAAACGTCTGGAAA
- a CDS encoding DoxX family protein, giving the protein MKNRILQTSPVPTMIPRLIVGLIFLSEGVQKFILPAIVGAGRFEKIGFVSPEFWAGFTGIFEIFCGILILLGVFTRLAVVPLLVVMGVAFIRTKIPVLVHKGFWAMAHEYRTDFALTLLLLFLLYFGGGRFSLDRKYFGGKP; this is encoded by the coding sequence ATGAAAAATAGAATCTTACAAACGTCGCCAGTTCCAACAATGATTCCACGTTTGATTGTTGGTTTAATTTTTCTTTCTGAAGGGGTACAAAAGTTTATTTTGCCCGCAATAGTGGGGGCAGGCCGCTTTGAGAAGATCGGCTTTGTTTCTCCTGAATTTTGGGCCGGCTTCACGGGTATATTTGAGATTTTTTGCGGCATCTTGATCTTGCTGGGCGTATTTACGCGCCTGGCGGTCGTTCCTTTGCTGGTTGTTATGGGGGTCGCGTTCATCAGAACAAAAATTCCAGTTCTGGTGCATAAAGGTTTTTGGGCCATGGCACACGAATACCGGACTGATTTTGCATTGACATTATTGCTTTTATTTTTGCTGTATTTCGGTGGGGGGCGTTTTTCTTTGGATAGAAAGTATTTCGGTGGCAAACCATAA
- the dnaA gene encoding chromosomal replication initiator protein DnaA: protein MNKTAESVWANCLDIIKDIVEWQHFKTWFEPIVPIELKGNILLIQVPSNFFYEYLEQHYVTLLAKTLKRQLGKDAKLEYRIMIDSGNTNGRGHMDLASTQTKSDVSNTLELPMRINRNSELNPFAIPGIKKMQIDPQLNSEDTFDKFVEGDCNRVARRAGKTVAEKPGNNSFNPLFIYGGSGLGKTHLLHAIGNEVKRLHHNKVVLYVSSEKFINQFQYHSRNNQINDFINFYQLVDVLMIDDVQFFNRAEKSQDAFFAIFNHLQQSGKQLILTSDKSPKDLDGLQDRLLSRFRWGLSADIQVPDYETRIEIFEQKMRDEGLVMSPEVVKYVAYNINTNVRELRGALISLLAQSSLNKREIDIDLAKRVLRNIIKTSNKEVTIDTIQRLVCEYFDVPYNRLLEKTRKREIVQARQITMYLSKNFTKNSLKTIGEHFGGRDHTTVIHSCQTVKDLMDTDSIFKENVLELTQKVQLASM from the coding sequence ATGAATAAAACGGCAGAATCTGTTTGGGCGAACTGTCTTGATATCATCAAGGATATTGTCGAATGGCAGCACTTTAAAACTTGGTTTGAGCCGATTGTTCCTATTGAGCTTAAAGGGAATATTTTGTTGATTCAGGTGCCCAGCAATTTCTTCTATGAATACCTAGAGCAACATTATGTTACATTACTGGCTAAAACGCTGAAAAGACAGTTGGGGAAGGACGCAAAACTGGAATACCGTATCATGATCGATAGTGGCAATACAAACGGTAGAGGACATATGGACCTGGCTTCTACACAAACCAAGTCAGATGTATCCAATACCCTTGAATTGCCCATGCGCATCAACCGCAATAGCGAGCTGAATCCGTTTGCAATTCCGGGTATCAAAAAAATGCAGATCGATCCTCAGCTAAACAGCGAGGACACTTTTGATAAGTTTGTGGAAGGAGACTGTAACAGGGTTGCCAGAAGGGCAGGTAAAACCGTTGCAGAAAAACCGGGCAATAATTCATTCAATCCTTTGTTTATTTATGGAGGCTCCGGTTTGGGGAAAACTCATTTATTGCACGCTATCGGTAATGAAGTAAAACGGCTGCATCACAATAAAGTCGTTTTATATGTAAGTAGTGAGAAGTTTATCAATCAGTTTCAATACCACAGTCGTAATAATCAAATTAATGATTTTATTAATTTCTATCAATTGGTAGATGTATTAATGATTGATGATGTTCAGTTTTTTAATCGGGCTGAAAAGAGCCAGGATGCCTTTTTTGCGATTTTCAATCACCTGCAGCAGAGCGGCAAACAGCTGATTTTGACCTCTGATAAATCCCCGAAAGATCTGGACGGACTACAGGACAGATTGCTGAGCCGTTTCCGCTGGGGATTGAGTGCCGACATTCAAGTGCCGGATTATGAGACCAGAATTGAGATCTTTGAACAGAAAATGCGCGACGAAGGGCTTGTTATGTCACCAGAAGTTGTCAAGTATGTCGCCTATAATATCAATACCAATGTCCGCGAACTGAGGGGAGCCTTAATTTCTCTGTTAGCTCAGTCGTCTCTTAATAAAAGAGAAATTGACATTGATCTGGCCAAAAGGGTACTTAGAAACATTATTAAGACAAGCAACAAGGAGGTAACCATAGATACGATTCAGCGGCTGGTTTGTGAGTATTTTGATGTGCCATATAACAGGTTGCTTGAGAAAACCAGAAAAAGAGAAATTGTCCAGGCCAGGCAGATCACTATGTATCTGTCGAAAAACTTTACCAAAAACTCCCTAAAAACGATAGGGGAGCACTTTGGAGGCAGGGACCATACGACAGTCATTCATAGCTGTCAGACGGTCAAAGATCTGATGGATACAGACAGTATATTTAAGGAAAATGTCCTGGAACTCACCCAGAAAGTTCAACTGGCGTCGATGTAA
- a CDS encoding lysophospholipid acyltransferase family protein: MKGLIRILQILYTVYAMLMFSLLMLFVIPFALITALLDNRKGGILIYGACKVWAILWYTLLGFRYKESYLGTHDKKKPYIFVANHSSYLDIPQLMRCMHQPVRVLGKAELSKIPLFGIIYRAAVVSVHRDSIQSKVASMLRLRKVLKEGISIFIFPEGGFNETQQPLARFYDGAFKMAIETQTAIKPILFLDTANRIPQKSLFRMSPGKCRTLYLPEIDITGYDLKQVAALKEKVFTEMEKALINYKK, encoded by the coding sequence ATGAAGGGACTCATCAGGATTTTGCAGATTTTATACACGGTCTATGCCATGTTAATGTTTAGCCTGTTAATGCTGTTTGTCATTCCTTTTGCCTTAATCACTGCCTTATTAGATAATCGCAAAGGAGGTATATTAATTTACGGAGCCTGTAAAGTATGGGCAATATTGTGGTATACACTGCTGGGATTCCGTTATAAGGAATCGTATTTAGGAACACATGACAAAAAAAAGCCCTATATATTTGTGGCCAATCACAGTTCCTATTTGGATATCCCGCAACTCATGCGTTGCATGCATCAACCAGTTCGCGTATTGGGTAAAGCGGAACTATCCAAAATACCGCTCTTTGGCATTATCTATAGGGCTGCAGTGGTCTCTGTCCACCGAGACTCTATACAAAGTAAAGTGGCGAGCATGCTCCGTTTAAGAAAGGTTCTTAAAGAAGGAATCTCTATATTTATATTCCCGGAGGGGGGCTTTAATGAAACTCAACAACCGCTGGCCCGTTTTTATGACGGCGCCTTTAAAATGGCCATTGAAACCCAGACAGCCATCAAACCAATTTTATTTCTGGATACTGCTAACAGAATCCCGCAAAAGAGCCTTTTTAGGATGTCTCCCGGAAAGTGTCGCACTTTATATTTACCGGAAATTGACATCACGGGTTATGACCTGAAGCAGGTAGCTGCGTTAAAAGAAAAAGTTTTTACAGAAATGGAAAAAGCTTTGATCAATTATAAAAAATAA
- a CDS encoding alkaline phosphatase family protein, with amino-acid sequence MKMQKASSKIVIILLFALCFANGPYEVLAQDTTQQIVPGRANKLNQQAKPYVVLISIDGFRWDLADKYNASFLKKMRAKGVQARSMRPGYPSLTFPNHYAIITGLYPAHHGLVDNYFYDPHRSASYKVSDKRAVADGSWYGGEPLWVLAEKAGMLTASFYWVGSEAAIDGVRPTYYYNYNEKIPIERRISTVKSWLELPEAKRPHLLTFYLPEVDHMEHLYGVDSKQTAEAVAFVDSSIRQLYDSLMTTRLPINFIVLSDHGFANLDSNKYLGVPKLDTGHYLIRGGSALVHIYAKDKTAKKSLNKLYKQLKSSADHYKVFKASKTPPSWHYRSKGNTAGRIGDILLVPYPPYSFYFGGRKLLGAHGFDNRLQDMQATFYAWGPAFKQHFKIGNFPNVAVYPMIAKILGLSIRHKIDGKEKTLAPILQKQLRQVE; translated from the coding sequence ATGAAAATGCAGAAAGCCTCAAGTAAAATAGTTATCATCCTATTATTTGCGCTCTGTTTTGCAAATGGCCCTTACGAAGTGTTGGCACAGGATACGACCCAACAGATTGTGCCAGGCAGAGCTAACAAACTCAATCAACAGGCAAAACCCTATGTGGTCTTGATCTCGATAGATGGTTTCCGATGGGATCTGGCGGATAAGTATAATGCCAGTTTTCTAAAAAAAATGCGTGCCAAGGGGGTTCAGGCCCGTTCTATGAGGCCTGGTTATCCCAGCCTTACTTTCCCCAACCACTATGCAATTATAACAGGCCTTTATCCTGCCCATCATGGTCTGGTAGATAACTATTTTTATGACCCTCATAGAAGTGCTAGTTATAAGGTCAGTGATAAAAGAGCAGTAGCCGATGGGAGCTGGTATGGTGGAGAACCATTATGGGTATTAGCAGAGAAAGCCGGCATGCTGACCGCGAGCTTTTACTGGGTGGGTTCTGAAGCTGCCATTGACGGAGTTCGCCCTACCTATTATTATAATTACAATGAGAAGATCCCTATTGAGCGAAGGATCAGTACTGTGAAAAGCTGGCTGGAACTGCCAGAGGCAAAAAGACCCCATCTGCTTACTTTTTACCTTCCGGAAGTAGATCATATGGAACATCTCTATGGCGTAGATTCTAAGCAAACGGCTGAGGCGGTCGCTTTTGTAGACAGTAGTATCCGGCAACTTTATGACAGCCTTATGACTACCAGACTGCCGATTAATTTTATTGTATTATCGGACCACGGGTTTGCCAATTTGGATTCTAATAAGTATCTCGGTGTTCCCAAATTAGATACGGGGCATTATCTGATACGTGGCGGAAGCGCATTGGTTCATATATATGCGAAAGATAAAACTGCCAAGAAAAGTTTAAACAAGCTCTATAAACAGTTAAAATCCAGTGCAGATCATTATAAGGTGTTTAAAGCGAGCAAAACACCGCCAAGCTGGCATTATCGATCTAAAGGCAATACTGCTGGCAGAATAGGCGATATCCTTTTGGTACCTTATCCCCCCTATTCCTTCTATTTTGGTGGTAGAAAACTTCTTGGAGCTCATGGGTTCGATAATCGTCTGCAGGATATGCAGGCTACTTTTTATGCGTGGGGACCTGCCTTTAAGCAGCATTTTAAAATCGGGAACTTTCCCAATGTAGCAGTCTACCCTATGATCGCAAAAATATTAGGCTTATCCATCCGGCACAAAATTGATGGCAAAGAAAAGACGTTAGCGCCGATCTTGCAAAAACAGCTAAGACAGGTCGAGTAG
- a CDS encoding YebC/PmpR family DNA-binding transcriptional regulator: MGRIFEVRKATMFARWDKMSKQFTRIGKEINIAVKAGGGSPETNAALRRCIQNAKSVNMPKDRVEAAIKKALGNDTENYEEHLYEGYAPHGVAILVETATNNNTRTVANVRSHFNKGGGSLGTHGSVSFQFKKMGVFKLNPEGLDPDELELELIDAGLEEMGDSVDDHEKPILVLRCAFVDFGNLQKGLEDKNITPLSAETEWIPTVTVPVTDEQAEDISKLIDRLEQDDDVNKVFHNMG; this comes from the coding sequence ATGGGTAGAATTTTTGAAGTCAGAAAAGCGACCATGTTTGCCAGGTGGGACAAAATGTCCAAGCAGTTTACGCGCATAGGCAAGGAAATTAATATAGCCGTTAAGGCAGGTGGCGGAAGCCCTGAAACAAATGCAGCACTCAGGCGCTGCATACAGAATGCTAAGAGTGTCAATATGCCGAAAGACAGAGTAGAGGCGGCGATCAAAAAAGCATTAGGCAACGATACAGAAAATTATGAAGAACATCTGTATGAAGGGTATGCGCCCCATGGAGTAGCGATTCTGGTAGAAACGGCAACCAATAATAATACAAGAACTGTCGCCAATGTCCGTTCCCACTTTAATAAGGGAGGTGGATCATTGGGTACGCATGGTTCAGTTAGTTTCCAGTTTAAGAAGATGGGGGTATTTAAACTAAATCCTGAAGGCCTGGATCCTGATGAACTGGAATTAGAACTTATTGATGCAGGGCTTGAGGAAATGGGAGACTCTGTGGATGATCATGAAAAGCCTATTCTGGTGCTTCGTTGTGCATTTGTCGATTTTGGCAATCTGCAAAAAGGCCTGGAAGATAAAAATATAACGCCACTGAGCGCCGAGACTGAATGGATTCCAACGGTCACCGTTCCGGTAACAGATGAGCAGGCAGAAGATATCAGCAAGTTGATCGACAGGCTGGAGCAAGATGATGACGTGAATAAGGTTTTCCACAATATGGGGTAA
- the mutL gene encoding DNA mismatch repair endonuclease MutL, translating to MDIIRKLPDNIANQIAAGEVIQRPASAVKELMENAIDAGATQVHLVIQDAGKALVQVIDNGKGMSEADAVLSLQRHATSKIQKIEDLFEIKTMGFRGEALASIAAVAEVEIKTRQGDQELGVFIEASHSSIQKKEPCASPQGTSFSMKNLFFNVPARRNFLKSNAAELRHIIEEFTRVALAFPDIFFSLTSNGQEMFHLDIGPLKARIVQLLGSNLKSQLVSVNDETDYINIHGFIGKPEVSKKTRGDQYFFVNNRFIKSAYLNHAITTAFNELIPKENYPLYVLFIDIDPTQVDINVHPTKQEIKFEDEKIIYAFVKAAIKHSLVQSSVAPSLDFSLNAEIQRLDAINKPFNEQNKEAASAGDLYKTFTQKNQAHFIDGSDKGALKNWQDFYKPAKAGSNENSGIEKTNLDTEAKRIADFLQSNPDHDTESHIPDTPSRSIDDRQDNKSMGDLDWNLHLDQTEEGYRLPEDPDGFYSLPTDLPASGFAAKNTNDGTGGDNDIDYGPVSEASLDYFALAGGGTGFGLGVSKPQKTIELQEGAPLLQIQQTYIIAPTSRGYVLVHQQLAHERILYEQFSKRLHKSSGASQKLLIPSELNISTSDGILLEELKDTIQTLGYYIEKGDDQKYAVIAVPADMPSGGEGRAIELLLEQFKHFNSEIRFSKKEKVIRCMARQQAVKAGKLLTQPEMLRLVEDLFACDISALTAAGDSPTYIEFKEDYLDGLFGLGK from the coding sequence GTGGACATTATCAGGAAATTGCCGGACAACATTGCCAATCAGATCGCTGCAGGCGAAGTGATTCAGAGACCGGCCAGTGCGGTAAAGGAGTTAATGGAGAATGCGATAGATGCCGGGGCGACCCAAGTACACCTGGTGATCCAGGATGCGGGCAAAGCATTGGTACAGGTCATCGATAATGGCAAGGGCATGAGCGAGGCAGATGCCGTTTTATCGTTGCAGCGCCATGCCACCAGCAAGATCCAGAAAATAGAGGACCTCTTTGAGATAAAGACCATGGGATTCAGGGGTGAGGCATTGGCTTCTATCGCGGCGGTGGCCGAGGTAGAAATAAAAACCCGGCAGGGTGACCAGGAATTGGGTGTTTTTATCGAAGCCTCTCATAGCTCTATTCAAAAAAAGGAACCTTGTGCATCGCCCCAAGGAACGAGCTTTAGCATGAAAAACCTGTTTTTCAATGTACCTGCCAGAAGGAATTTCCTCAAGAGCAATGCAGCGGAACTCCGGCATATTATTGAAGAATTTACTCGCGTGGCTCTGGCCTTCCCGGATATTTTCTTTTCCCTGACCAGTAACGGACAGGAAATGTTTCATCTTGATATTGGTCCTTTAAAAGCTCGCATTGTCCAGTTGCTGGGGAGTAACTTAAAGTCCCAGCTGGTCAGTGTCAATGATGAAACGGATTATATTAATATCCATGGGTTTATCGGTAAGCCCGAAGTTTCCAAGAAAACCAGGGGGGATCAGTATTTCTTTGTCAACAATCGGTTTATCAAAAGTGCTTATCTGAATCACGCCATTACTACTGCCTTTAATGAATTGATTCCTAAAGAGAACTATCCGTTATATGTACTTTTTATTGATATAGATCCGACACAGGTAGATATTAATGTCCATCCGACAAAACAGGAGATTAAATTTGAAGATGAGAAGATTATATATGCGTTTGTCAAGGCGGCGATCAAGCATTCTCTGGTGCAGTCCAGTGTAGCGCCTTCGCTGGACTTTTCCCTCAATGCTGAGATTCAACGCCTGGATGCGATCAACAAGCCTTTTAACGAGCAAAATAAAGAAGCAGCATCTGCCGGTGATTTGTACAAAACTTTTACCCAGAAAAATCAGGCGCATTTTATTGACGGCTCCGATAAGGGAGCTTTAAAAAATTGGCAGGACTTCTATAAACCCGCTAAAGCGGGTTCAAATGAAAATTCCGGTATCGAGAAAACGAATCTGGATACAGAAGCCAAAAGAATCGCTGATTTTCTGCAGTCAAACCCGGATCACGACACCGAAAGCCATATACCTGACACACCCTCCCGTAGTATAGATGATCGCCAAGACAATAAAAGTATGGGTGATTTAGACTGGAACCTGCATCTGGATCAGACAGAAGAGGGTTACCGGTTGCCGGAAGATCCGGACGGCTTTTACTCCTTGCCTACTGACCTGCCGGCGTCGGGATTTGCAGCAAAAAATACAAATGATGGAACTGGTGGTGATAATGACATAGATTACGGCCCCGTTAGTGAAGCTAGCCTTGATTATTTTGCGCTGGCAGGCGGGGGGACCGGTTTCGGCCTGGGAGTGTCGAAGCCCCAGAAAACGATAGAATTGCAGGAAGGAGCTCCTTTATTACAAATTCAGCAAACGTATATCATTGCGCCTACCTCAAGGGGTTATGTGCTGGTACACCAACAGCTGGCCCACGAGCGGATTCTGTATGAGCAATTTAGCAAGAGGTTACATAAAAGTTCAGGTGCTTCTCAGAAGCTATTGATACCCAGTGAATTGAATATATCTACTTCGGATGGCATTTTATTGGAAGAATTGAAAGATACTATTCAGACCCTGGGTTATTACATAGAAAAGGGGGACGATCAAAAATATGCGGTGATAGCTGTACCCGCCGATATGCCAAGTGGCGGGGAAGGCCGGGCTATCGAATTGTTACTGGAGCAGTTCAAGCATTTTAATAGTGAAATCCGCTTTTCCAAAAAAGAAAAAGTTATCCGCTGTATGGCCAGACAGCAAGCAGTGAAGGCTGGAAAATTGCTGACCCAGCCAGAGATGCTCCGGTTGGTGGAAGATCTTTTCGCCTGTGATATTTCTGCGCTGACTGCTGCCGGTGACAGCCCCACGTATATAGAATTCAAGGAAGATTATCTGGATGGTTTATTTGGTCTGGGCAAATAA
- a CDS encoding replication-associated recombination protein A codes for MASTMTPLAERMRPSSLKDLVGQKHLTQENSILQKAIESGRVPSMILWGPPGVGKTTIAHIIAASIQAPFYELSAISSGVKDIREILDLAKKQVGAILFIDEIHRFNKSQQDALLGAVEKGTITLIGATTENPSFEVNAALLSRCQVYNLKSLDKNELRELLELSLSKDNWLSGLNVELKDIEALIRISGGDGRKILNLLELTVQNLVNQGQKKITVTDEAVLQVAHQKVALYDKKGEQHYDIISAFIKSMRGSDPNAAVYWLARMIEGGEDVKFIARRLVIFASEDIGNANPNALLLATSTFDAVHKIGYPESRIILSQCVTYLASCPKSNASYLAIGEAQRAVQQSGDLPVPLHLRNAPTKLMKSMGYGKDYQYAHDYEGHFAGQEYLPERIAGTKFYEPGQTPRENELRKYLKELWKDKYKY; via the coding sequence ATGGCAAGCACGATGACACCTCTGGCAGAGCGTATGCGCCCTTCCTCGTTGAAAGATCTGGTGGGGCAGAAGCACCTGACCCAGGAAAACTCTATCTTACAGAAGGCCATAGAAAGTGGCCGTGTTCCTTCCATGATACTATGGGGACCTCCCGGTGTCGGCAAAACGACCATCGCCCATATTATTGCCGCATCTATCCAGGCTCCTTTTTATGAACTCAGTGCCATCAGCAGTGGGGTGAAAGATATCCGTGAGATTCTTGACCTGGCCAAAAAACAAGTCGGAGCTATTCTCTTTATTGACGAGATCCACCGCTTTAATAAAAGCCAACAAGATGCTTTACTGGGAGCGGTTGAGAAAGGAACAATTACACTTATCGGTGCGACAACGGAAAATCCGTCTTTTGAGGTGAACGCAGCATTGCTCAGCCGGTGCCAAGTATATAATCTTAAATCGTTGGATAAAAATGAATTAAGAGAATTACTGGAACTTTCACTTTCAAAAGACAACTGGTTATCGGGCCTGAACGTTGAGTTAAAGGACATCGAAGCCCTGATCAGAATATCCGGTGGTGATGGACGTAAAATATTGAACTTACTCGAGCTGACGGTACAGAATCTGGTGAATCAGGGGCAGAAAAAGATTACCGTGACCGACGAGGCAGTTTTGCAGGTAGCTCATCAGAAAGTAGCTTTATACGATAAAAAAGGGGAGCAACATTATGATATTATCTCGGCATTTATCAAAAGCATGCGGGGAAGTGATCCCAATGCAGCGGTATATTGGTTGGCCCGCATGATTGAGGGAGGGGAAGATGTAAAGTTCATCGCCCGCAGACTCGTGATTTTCGCCAGCGAAGATATCGGCAATGCAAATCCCAATGCATTACTGCTCGCCACGTCTACTTTTGATGCGGTGCATAAGATTGGCTATCCCGAATCCAGAATTATCTTATCCCAATGTGTTACCTATTTAGCCAGCTGCCCTAAAAGCAACGCCAGTTATCTGGCCATCGGCGAGGCGCAGCGCGCAGTCCAACAAAGCGGCGACCTCCCGGTGCCGCTTCATTTGCGTAATGCGCCCACAAAGCTAATGAAGTCCATGGGCTATGGCAAGGATTATCAGTATGCCCATGATTATGAAGGGCACTTTGCGGGGCAAGAATATCTCCCTGAGAGGATTGCCGGTACAAAATTCTATGAACCTGGACAGACGCCCAGGGAGAATGAACTCAGAAAGTATCTGAAAGAATTATGGAAAGACAAATATAAATACTAG
- the mqnC gene encoding cyclic dehypoxanthinyl futalosine synthase, producing the protein MELSKLYQKALGLESLTVEEGVYLYHHAPLAELMQVADILRKKQVPHGKVTWQIDRNVNTTNVCIANCKFCNFFRVPGHKDAYITDMATYRKKITETLRLGGDQLLLQGGHHPDLGLQFYIDTFSAIKNEFPQIKLHTLGPPEVAHICKLEGMSHRDVLAALKDAGMDSLPGAGAEILIDRVRRLISKGKCGSDEWLEIMRQAHQLHITTSATMMFGHVETIEERFIHLVKIREVQAQKPADAHGFLAFIPWTFQDVDTLLTRIRGVHNLTTADEYIRMIALSRIMLPNIKNIQASWLTVGKATAQVCLHGGANDFGSIMIEENVVSAAGAPHRFTYKTIQEAIRAAGFEPQLRNQQYGWREIPETIEEQLINY; encoded by the coding sequence ATGGAGTTAAGTAAGTTATATCAGAAAGCGCTGGGGCTGGAAAGCTTAACAGTAGAGGAAGGTGTATATCTTTATCACCATGCGCCCTTAGCCGAGCTGATGCAGGTGGCCGATATTCTACGTAAAAAACAAGTGCCTCATGGAAAGGTCACCTGGCAGATAGACCGAAATGTCAATACCACTAATGTTTGTATCGCCAACTGTAAATTCTGTAATTTTTTCCGGGTACCCGGCCATAAGGATGCCTACATAACGGATATGGCAACTTACCGAAAGAAGATTACTGAAACGCTGCGACTTGGTGGTGATCAGTTACTGTTACAGGGCGGACATCATCCGGATCTGGGTCTGCAATTTTATATTGATACCTTTAGCGCGATCAAAAATGAATTTCCGCAGATCAAATTACATACACTAGGCCCCCCTGAAGTTGCCCATATATGTAAACTCGAAGGTATGAGTCACCGTGATGTCCTGGCTGCTTTAAAAGATGCTGGCATGGATTCCCTACCTGGTGCAGGCGCAGAAATACTGATTGATCGGGTACGCCGGTTAATCAGTAAAGGTAAGTGTGGTTCTGATGAGTGGCTGGAGATCATGCGTCAGGCACATCAGCTGCATATTACGACTAGTGCCACAATGATGTTCGGTCATGTAGAAACCATTGAAGAAAGGTTTATTCATCTGGTGAAAATAAGGGAAGTTCAGGCGCAAAAACCAGCAGATGCCCATGGCTTCCTGGCTTTTATTCCCTGGACCTTTCAGGATGTGGATACGCTACTGACAAGAATTCGCGGCGTACATAACCTAACGACCGCTGATGAATATATCCGTATGATTGCTCTGTCCAGAATCATGCTGCCGAATATCAAAAATATTCAGGCCAGCTGGCTGACAGTTGGCAAGGCTACTGCACAGGTTTGCCTCCATGGTGGTGCCAATGATTTTGGAAGTATTATGATCGAGGAAAATGTTGTGAGCGCTGCCGGTGCACCGCATCGCTTTACCTATAAAACCATACAGGAAGCTATTAGAGCGGCGGGGTTTGAACCGCAGTTGCGCAATCAACAATATGGATGGCGGGAGATTCCGGAAACAATTGAGGAGCAGCTAATCAATTATTAA